One window from the genome of Schistocerca piceifrons isolate TAMUIC-IGC-003096 chromosome 1, iqSchPice1.1, whole genome shotgun sequence encodes:
- the LOC124777630 gene encoding UDP-glycosyltransferase UGT5-like, which produces MASRQDASRDADIHRFWQCILLLTGVITQCQGADILSVMSVPSKSHMVFLSPLLHELAQRGHNLTVISPFPQSPPVKNIRDIKLNVTMDSFRKERNMSLFEMGEVNPFILLLFSSTIGSSMCKNAISTPEVQDLITSNNQKFDLLIAGVFTECFLGLAHKHNASIIQQIPNTLAFVMGDAVGNPAAYAYIPDIMLDIPVNMNFLQWTLNSVYGLLVELLRFFVYVPNQQEIMLSYSKNIDNLPSVEKLFKSSSLVLINNHESH; this is translated from the exons AGATTCTGGCAGTGTATACTTTTGCTAACTGGAGTTATCACACAGTGCCAGGGAGCTGACATTCTGTCAGTTATGTCAGTTCCAAGCAAGAGCCACATGGTCTTTTTGTCACCACTGCTTCATGAACTAGCACAGAGAGGACATAATTTGACTGTGATTAGTCCATTCCCACAGTCTCCCCCGGTCAAGAACATAAGAGATATTAAATTGAACGTCACAATGGACAGTTTCC GAAAAGAGAGAAACATGTCCCTGTTTGAAATGGGTGAAGTTAACCCATTTATTTTACTTCTCTTCTCTAGCACCATTGGAAGTTCAATGTGCAAGAATGCTATCAGTACACCAGAAGTACAAGATCTAATAACATCCAATAATCAGAAGTTCGATCTCCTCATAGCTGGAGTTTTCACAGAGTGTTTTCTTGGATTGGCTCACAAGCATAATGCCAGTATTATACAACAAATTCCTAATACTCTAGCATTTGTGATGGGTGATGCAGTTGGCAATCCTGCTGCATATGCCTACATTCCTGACATAATGCTTGATATTCCTGTGAATATGAATTTTTTACAATGGACATTAAACAGTGTGTATGGGCTCCTTGTTGAATTACTGCGATTCTTTGTTTATGTGCCCAATCAACAAGAAATTATGTTGTCATATTCTAAGAATATTGATAATTTACCATCTGTTGAGAAATTGTTCAAAAGCAGTTCCCTGGTTCTCATCAACAACCATGAAAgccactaa